A genomic stretch from Candidatus Methanomassiliicoccus intestinalis Issoire-Mx1 includes:
- a CDS encoding MDR family MFS transporter — protein MENANVINAPSKPEIDVRKVRTPIMIGLILGMLLACIDGTVVGTSIPTILEDLGGSDLYTWLITGYLLAETITTPIAGKMSDIYGRKPVFLLGMILFLGGSIFAGFSQSMEWLIVGRAVQGLGGGMLIPVAMAVVADLYSPQERGKMQGILGAIFAIASAIGPFVGGVIVDNASWHWVFFVNIPIGILAIAFTLIKFPKAEADPNAKIDYLGMGSLSAFLALLIMVVTFGGGTYAWDSFEIIGMSIAAIIFLGLFIYIETKVEEPLVPLHLFRNRTFTAGSIGLLIMALGLFGILSYIAIYLQEYVGLSATNSGATLIPLTIGMSITSIGSGFLLKKTGYMPWLIIGPPIAAAGLYMISTLGMGSPQWEASLYLIIAGIGMGCVMSNFIVAAQNITPKRDMGVMTSTMSLFRSIGGTVGAAIIGTLINNRIVIELQQNLPSDVFAVAPHTTGILDKINDLAGAFPQYPTLPVDIIYSYGQSLSYAFVICSVIVLCTLIACLLVKRVPLKTDEEYEQLNLEAERLHEEELAKRMEKKLQKSEKHKGNGSG, from the coding sequence ATGGAAAACGCGAACGTTATAAATGCTCCAAGTAAACCAGAAATCGACGTTAGAAAGGTAAGAACGCCGATTATGATCGGTTTGATCCTTGGTATGTTGCTTGCTTGTATTGACGGTACGGTAGTTGGTACAAGCATTCCAACCATATTGGAGGATCTTGGTGGTTCCGATTTATATACCTGGTTAATTACTGGTTATTTACTTGCTGAAACTATTACCACTCCGATAGCAGGTAAAATGTCTGATATCTATGGAAGAAAGCCTGTATTTTTGCTAGGTATGATTTTATTCTTAGGCGGTTCAATATTTGCAGGTTTCTCACAAAGTATGGAATGGCTTATCGTTGGACGTGCAGTTCAAGGTCTGGGTGGCGGTATGCTTATCCCAGTTGCTATGGCCGTTGTAGCTGATTTATACTCTCCTCAAGAAAGAGGAAAAATGCAGGGTATTCTCGGTGCAATTTTTGCTATTGCAAGTGCGATAGGGCCATTTGTCGGCGGTGTGATTGTTGATAATGCAAGCTGGCATTGGGTGTTCTTTGTAAATATTCCTATAGGAATCTTAGCTATAGCATTTACTCTGATCAAGTTCCCGAAAGCCGAGGCAGATCCAAATGCAAAGATCGATTATCTTGGAATGGGATCATTATCTGCATTTTTAGCTCTGTTAATTATGGTAGTAACCTTTGGAGGCGGAACCTATGCGTGGGATAGTTTTGAGATAATTGGAATGTCCATAGCAGCAATTATCTTCTTAGGTCTGTTCATTTACATAGAGACCAAAGTGGAAGAACCATTAGTTCCGTTACATTTGTTCCGCAATCGTACTTTTACAGCTGGAAGCATAGGCCTGTTGATCATGGCTTTAGGTCTGTTCGGTATACTTTCATACATTGCAATCTACTTGCAGGAGTATGTAGGATTAAGTGCTACCAATAGCGGAGCAACGCTCATTCCGCTTACAATTGGTATGTCTATTACGTCTATAGGAAGCGGTTTCCTGCTCAAAAAGACTGGATATATGCCTTGGCTGATAATTGGTCCACCGATTGCGGCAGCAGGTCTTTACATGATCTCCACTCTTGGAATGGGAAGTCCACAGTGGGAAGCTTCACTATATCTGATCATAGCTGGTATTGGTATGGGTTGTGTGATGTCTAATTTCATCGTTGCAGCTCAGAACATTACGCCTAAGAGAGATATGGGTGTGATGACTTCCACTATGAGCTTATTCAGAAGCATAGGTGGAACAGTAGGTGCAGCAATAATTGGAACACTGATTAACAACCGTATTGTAATAGAACTCCAGCAGAATCTTCCCTCAGATGTATTTGCTGTAGCTCCGCATACAACAGGAATATTGGATAAGATTAATGATTTAGCAGGAGCGTTCCCACAATATCCTACGCTACCAGTTGATATCATATACTCGTATGGGCAAAGTCTTTCCTACGCCTTTGTAATATGTTCCGTGATTGTGCTGTGTACACTCATCGCCTGCCTTCTGGTAAAGCGTGTACCTCTCAAAACAGATGAGGAATATGAGCAGCTTAATCTCGAAGCAGAGCGTCTTCACGAAGAAGAGTTAGCAAAGAGAATGGAAAAGAAACTTCAAAAATCTGAGAAACACAAGGGTAATGGCTCTGGTTAA
- a CDS encoding TfoX/Sxy family protein, translated as MVSSKTYLDRVLNGLSGLDEITYRSMMGEYIIYYRGKIVGGIYDDRLLIKPTASAKFLMPAASYVLPYDGAKEMLYVENIDDKDNLTELLESIYPELPAPKSKKK; from the coding sequence ATGGTGTCAAGTAAAACTTATCTCGATCGTGTATTAAATGGCCTATCAGGACTAGATGAAATTACATATCGGTCAATGATGGGTGAGTATATCATTTACTATCGTGGAAAGATTGTAGGTGGGATATACGATGATCGATTATTGATAAAACCCACTGCGTCTGCAAAATTTCTTATGCCTGCAGCTTCCTATGTCTTGCCATATGATGGAGCAAAAGAGATGTTGTATGTTGAAAATATTGATGATAAAGATAATTTGACTGAACTACTTGAATCCATTTACCCTGAACTTCCAGCTCCTAAATCTAAAAAGAAATAA
- the acnA gene encoding aconitate hydratase AcnA: MNSKFTDTIKTEDGDITIYSLKKLEDLGHFSLKNVPYSIKVLIESILRQEDGFLITEEDVKNAASWSPNGNADVDIPFIPARVILQDFTGVPAVVDLAAMRSAVAALGKDPTKINPMIPVDLVIDHSIQVDYAGTPESQELNEKVEFERNAERYALLKWAQTAFNNFRAVPPGNGIIHQINLEYLSPLIHVKEKDGIKIAYPDSCFGTDSHTTQINGLGVVGWGVGGIEAEAVMLGQPCYMKLPDVIGFKLTGSLKAGVTATDLVLTVVEMLRKKGVVGKFVEFYGPGYKNLEVADRATIANMGPEYGATLGFFPIDEKTLDYLKLSGRDPSHIKIVEEYAKTQGLWYTYEPKYTDTLELDLGTVVPSLAGHKRPQDRIPLDGMKESFGELLSGMGIQKRTINGLSDGSVVIASITSCTNTANPSVMIAAGLLAKKAVEAGLDVKDYVKTSLSPGSKVVTDYLRNSGLLQYLEKLRFHVTGYGCMTCIGNSGPLRDDIRSTIKDNDLVAAAVVSANRNFEGRVSPYVKANYLASPPLVIAFAIAGRVDIDLDKEPLGVVNGKEVFLRDIWPDDQEINSLIEKYVTSETFKLQYNNIFKGSFRWDDISIPEGALYAWDEKSTYIQNPPFFNNLTSKAAINNISNARALASLGDSITTDHISPAGEFSDKSDAGKYLISLGIKPADFNSYGSRRGNHEIMMRGTFANIRLRNKIAPGTEGGYSRHMPDGENGTMFEISQKYISENTPLIVIAGKEYGTGSSRDWAAKGPFMLGIKAVIAESFERIHRSNLIGMGIIPLQFIEGENAESLGLDGTETFDIELENMTPKSIVTVTASKNGKKKQFKAMSRVDVPAELEYIKNGGILQTVLRKMISE, from the coding sequence ATGAATTCTAAATTTACCGATACCATCAAAACAGAAGATGGGGACATAACAATTTACAGTCTAAAAAAGCTTGAAGATCTGGGACATTTCAGCTTAAAAAATGTTCCATACTCCATTAAAGTTCTGATAGAATCAATACTTAGACAAGAAGACGGATTCCTGATTACTGAAGAGGATGTTAAAAATGCAGCATCCTGGAGTCCCAATGGAAATGCCGATGTGGATATACCTTTCATTCCAGCAAGGGTAATTCTACAAGACTTCACTGGCGTTCCGGCAGTTGTAGATCTGGCTGCGATGAGAAGTGCAGTAGCTGCATTAGGAAAAGATCCTACTAAGATCAATCCGATGATACCTGTAGACCTCGTAATTGATCACTCAATACAAGTTGATTATGCAGGCACCCCTGAGTCTCAAGAACTCAATGAAAAGGTCGAGTTCGAGCGCAATGCAGAAAGATATGCTCTTTTGAAATGGGCTCAGACTGCTTTCAACAATTTCAGAGCTGTTCCTCCCGGAAATGGAATTATTCACCAGATCAATTTAGAATATCTCTCACCGCTCATTCATGTAAAAGAAAAAGACGGTATCAAGATCGCATATCCTGATTCGTGCTTTGGAACAGATTCGCATACTACCCAGATTAACGGCCTGGGTGTCGTTGGATGGGGAGTAGGAGGAATTGAAGCAGAAGCTGTAATGCTGGGACAACCGTGTTACATGAAACTTCCAGATGTAATTGGTTTTAAACTCACAGGCTCTCTGAAAGCCGGCGTTACTGCTACAGATCTAGTCCTTACAGTAGTAGAAATGCTGAGGAAAAAAGGCGTTGTAGGAAAGTTTGTAGAATTCTATGGTCCAGGATATAAAAATCTGGAAGTTGCGGATAGAGCAACTATTGCCAATATGGGTCCAGAATATGGCGCCACTCTGGGATTTTTCCCGATTGATGAAAAAACATTGGATTATCTAAAACTTTCAGGCAGAGACCCCAGTCATATCAAGATCGTTGAGGAATACGCAAAAACACAAGGTTTATGGTATACCTATGAACCAAAATACACAGACACGCTTGAGCTTGATCTTGGTACAGTTGTTCCTTCCTTAGCAGGACATAAGAGACCACAGGACAGAATTCCGTTAGACGGCATGAAAGAGAGCTTTGGAGAGCTCCTTAGTGGTATGGGGATTCAAAAGAGAACGATTAACGGATTGTCAGACGGCTCTGTAGTTATCGCATCGATTACATCCTGTACAAACACTGCCAATCCTTCAGTGATGATAGCGGCTGGATTACTGGCAAAGAAAGCCGTTGAAGCAGGATTGGATGTTAAAGACTATGTTAAAACTTCATTATCACCAGGATCTAAGGTAGTTACAGATTATCTGAGAAATTCTGGATTGCTGCAATATCTGGAAAAACTCAGATTCCATGTAACTGGTTACGGCTGTATGACCTGCATAGGCAACAGCGGACCACTGAGAGATGACATACGTTCAACCATAAAGGATAACGATTTGGTCGCTGCTGCTGTAGTCTCAGCAAACCGTAACTTCGAAGGACGTGTATCACCATATGTGAAAGCTAACTATCTGGCATCTCCTCCGTTAGTCATTGCGTTTGCAATAGCAGGAAGAGTGGATATAGATCTTGACAAAGAACCACTAGGTGTTGTAAACGGTAAAGAAGTATTTCTTAGAGATATCTGGCCAGATGATCAGGAAATAAATTCACTCATCGAAAAATATGTCACATCTGAAACATTTAAATTACAATATAATAACATTTTCAAAGGATCTTTTAGATGGGATGACATAAGCATTCCAGAGGGAGCTTTGTACGCCTGGGATGAGAAATCAACATATATTCAAAACCCCCCGTTTTTCAACAATCTCACATCTAAGGCTGCAATAAACAACATTAGTAACGCAAGGGCGCTGGCAAGCTTAGGAGATTCCATAACAACTGATCATATCTCGCCTGCCGGAGAATTTTCAGATAAATCAGATGCCGGTAAGTATCTAATTTCCTTGGGAATAAAACCTGCAGATTTTAACTCATACGGTTCTAGAAGAGGAAACCATGAGATAATGATGAGAGGAACATTTGCCAATATCCGTCTAAGAAATAAAATAGCTCCAGGCACAGAAGGAGGTTATTCCAGACATATGCCAGATGGAGAAAACGGCACCATGTTTGAAATATCTCAGAAATACATTTCAGAGAATACCCCACTGATTGTAATTGCTGGAAAAGAATATGGTACTGGAAGCTCAAGAGACTGGGCTGCAAAGGGGCCATTCATGCTTGGGATAAAAGCCGTAATTGCAGAGTCTTTTGAAAGAATTCATCGTTCAAATCTCATCGGCATGGGTATCATTCCTCTGCAGTTCATAGAAGGAGAAAATGCAGAAAGTCTTGGTCTTGATGGGACAGAAACTTTTGATATTGAGTTAGAGAATATGACGCCTAAATCAATCGTGACGGTTACTGCCTCCAAAAATGGAAAAAAGAAGCAGTTTAAAGCAATGTCAAGAGTAGATGTTCCTGCAGAATTAGAATACATCAAAAACGGTGGCATTCTCCAGACTGTACTGAGAAAAATGATTTCTGAATAA
- a CDS encoding SPFH domain-containing protein: protein MDQSLVLGLTIFAIIVVLAIVYGSVKIVSPYEQGIYIRLGTFMRVLNPGINVVTPIVSQVIKMDLRTQVLDVPSQEVITKDNSPTNVDAIIYIKVIDPAKAYFQVTNYRSATVYLAQTTLRSVIGDMELDEILSSREKINLRLRDILDESTDKWGVKVDAVEIREVDPAPKVKQAMEEQTSAERMRRATILRADGEKTGAILQAEGEKKSRILQAEGLRQSKVLEAEGERLAIILQSQGEAQKLRIMSVGASTLDSKALTVLSLETMQSLGQGQSTKWIIPFEITSIMEGISDYLGSGKNTPAREISDVESIEKAVGKPEDILGPIPSIEELRVDLKNLEASIEQEKNKAEAVAKTRTE from the coding sequence ATGGATCAAAGCCTAGTGTTAGGTCTTACTATTTTTGCTATCATCGTAGTGCTAGCGATAGTATATGGGAGCGTAAAAATCGTAAGCCCATACGAGCAAGGAATTTACATTAGACTGGGTACATTTATGAGGGTTCTGAATCCAGGTATCAACGTAGTAACTCCAATTGTGAGTCAAGTAATAAAGATGGATCTCCGTACCCAAGTTTTAGATGTTCCGAGTCAAGAGGTTATCACAAAAGATAATTCACCAACAAATGTTGATGCAATAATTTATATCAAAGTCATTGACCCCGCCAAAGCATATTTCCAGGTCACTAACTACAGATCAGCAACTGTGTATCTTGCACAGACAACACTTCGTTCAGTAATTGGTGATATGGAACTTGATGAAATTCTTTCCAGCAGAGAAAAAATCAACCTACGCCTGAGAGATATTCTCGATGAATCTACAGATAAATGGGGTGTAAAGGTTGATGCTGTTGAGATTAGGGAAGTGGATCCTGCTCCAAAAGTCAAACAGGCAATGGAAGAGCAGACATCTGCAGAGAGAATGAGGCGTGCAACAATCCTACGTGCAGACGGAGAGAAAACCGGAGCGATCCTGCAAGCTGAAGGTGAGAAGAAATCCCGTATCCTTCAAGCAGAAGGTCTGAGGCAATCTAAAGTTCTGGAAGCCGAGGGTGAAAGATTAGCAATTATCCTTCAAAGCCAAGGAGAAGCCCAGAAACTCCGTATAATGTCAGTTGGTGCCAGCACTCTCGATTCAAAAGCTCTGACAGTACTGTCTTTAGAAACAATGCAGTCACTCGGACAGGGACAGTCTACCAAATGGATCATACCATTTGAGATTACCAGCATAATGGAAGGAATTTCAGACTATCTCGGAAGCGGAAAAAACACTCCTGCAAGAGAGATTTCCGATGTAGAGAGCATCGAAAAAGCTGTAGGAAAACCAGAAGACATCCTTGGTCCGATACCATCTATCGAAGAACTTCGTGTAGACCTTAAAAATCTAGAAGCTTCAATAGAGCAGGAAAAGAACAAGGCTGAAGCAGTAGCTAAAACAAGAACTGAATAA
- a CDS encoding NfeD family protein produces the protein MIDEMMIAIIMLIIGIILLLAEAAAPGNFIIVPATMLTILGIVFVFIPDQLLTIYTPILAVIILIIAAVLAIQLYKRMSPVAPPETLVGTSLVGRVGIVTTMITPSTMLGKVRVNGEVWSAEANCSIAAGTPVKIIASEGVHVTVEEISKEEYDKCSAQESKATVPPITEAKPAKSKNGETAVVVTLISPGLGTGKVKIGDEVFNATADCNIYAGTEVRVLSKDANGVRVEEI, from the coding sequence ATGATAGACGAGATGATGATTGCAATCATAATGCTTATCATCGGTATAATTCTGCTTTTAGCTGAAGCAGCAGCTCCAGGTAACTTTATAATTGTTCCTGCTACAATGCTTACAATCCTGGGAATTGTGTTTGTTTTCATTCCCGATCAGCTTCTTACAATATACACACCGATTCTCGCAGTGATAATTCTGATAATAGCAGCAGTTCTAGCCATACAACTGTATAAGAGAATGTCCCCTGTGGCACCTCCAGAAACTTTAGTTGGGACGTCCCTAGTAGGGCGCGTAGGAATTGTTACTACAATGATTACACCAAGCACTATGCTGGGAAAAGTTAGAGTAAACGGTGAAGTGTGGAGTGCTGAAGCCAATTGCAGCATTGCGGCAGGCACACCAGTCAAGATCATAGCCTCCGAGGGAGTCCATGTGACTGTAGAAGAGATTTCCAAAGAAGAATATGATAAATGTTCTGCTCAAGAGTCCAAAGCTACCGTACCACCGATAACTGAAGCAAAACCAGCAAAATCCAAAAATGGAGAAACTGCAGTAGTCGTAACCTTAATCTCTCCTGGACTCGGAACAGGAAAGGTCAAAATAGGTGACGAAGTCTTCAACGCTACAGCTGACTGCAACATCTATGCAGGAACTGAAGTAAGGGTTCTTTCTAAAGATGCAAATGGCGTCCGCGTCGAAGAGATTTAA